The following proteins are encoded in a genomic region of Aerococcaceae bacterium DSM 111021:
- a CDS encoding response regulator transcription factor — translation MQSIYICEDDKKQLAYMSEVIANYIMIESLDMELSLASVNPLILLEAIRSEKASNAIYFLDIDLNHDMNGLDLAKEIRKVDDLGKIVFITTHAELAPVTFRYKVEAIDYIVKKTPEELQNRIIEILNVIGERQHLNSEVKRQYTFKVGSKMRSIALDNIIYFESLSQPHKVAIITTNGRYQFYESLKAIEKSHEEFIRVHKSFIANIMMIESVNQKEKIITFKNGLTCDLSVARAKEVRKRLEEMSIRP, via the coding sequence ATGCAATCTATTTATATTTGCGAAGATGACAAGAAGCAATTAGCCTATATGAGTGAAGTCATTGCTAATTACATTATGATTGAATCACTTGATATGGAACTCAGCCTGGCATCTGTGAACCCACTCATTCTTTTAGAAGCAATTAGGTCTGAAAAAGCTTCGAATGCAATCTATTTTCTTGATATTGATTTAAACCATGATATGAATGGTTTAGACTTAGCTAAAGAGATAAGAAAGGTTGATGACTTAGGTAAAATTGTATTTATAACTACACACGCAGAATTAGCTCCGGTTACTTTTCGTTATAAAGTTGAAGCTATTGATTACATAGTAAAAAAGACACCTGAAGAATTACAAAACCGAATAATAGAAATTTTGAATGTGATTGGTGAGAGACAACATTTAAATTCAGAAGTAAAAAGACAATATACATTTAAAGTAGGTAGTAAAATGCGCTCAATCGCTTTAGATAATATTATATATTTCGAAAGTTTATCTCAGCCGCATAAAGTGGCAATCATTACTACAAATGGACGTTATCAGTTCTATGAAAGTTTAAAGGCAATTGAAAAATCACATGAGGAATTTATCCGCGTTCACAAATCATTTATTGCGAATATAATGATGATTGAAAGTGTTAATCAAAAAGAAAAAATCATTACTTTTAAAAATGGTTTAACTTGTGATTTATCAGTAGCAAGAGCCAAAGAAGTACGTAAGCGACTAGAAGAAATGAGTATCAGACCATAA
- a CDS encoding GHKL domain-containing protein — MNFNIFQYIVPTYILYSFFIQKPKINKVVSGFICIIVVIITAQLNLNYREALQTFLIFMVFFVSTYWQYRTVSISTIYSALPLIIYYIATESMSYVQLPHFWMTIIITLAFISILTFLTRQLIKWFYRYYINAKTFIYIIILCIFFVVYYAQLMNLFEYFLLNDSMLTIFRSVYLFASVLFVLVLIFFHNSSEQIRMIEQEKAQEEVNQQYNQLITRQYDDVRQFRHDYQNILLSLDGFIKAEEWDQLRDYFKRVLDKHDIQTDDTNRQLGKLIYLQNADLRNLIYTKLLYAKSRGIVVNIEVSESMFIETDETLSLPRMLGIILDNAIEEAAEIQHGELSVSLIQEELESLIIVENSCRVNIESLVTLKENGYSTKGAERGIGLFNLDRLVDKSMILLNTQINDQVFTQELIIPREVI, encoded by the coding sequence ATGAATTTCAATATTTTTCAATATATTGTACCAACTTATATTTTATACTCATTTTTCATTCAAAAGCCAAAAATAAATAAAGTAGTTTCAGGTTTTATATGTATCATCGTTGTTATAATCACAGCGCAATTAAATTTGAATTACCGTGAAGCTTTACAAACATTTTTAATATTTATGGTCTTTTTCGTATCGACTTACTGGCAGTACAGAACTGTTTCTATTAGTACTATATATAGTGCTTTACCTTTAATTATTTATTACATAGCTACAGAATCAATGAGCTATGTTCAACTACCTCATTTTTGGATGACAATTATAATTACTTTAGCTTTTATTAGTATTCTGACTTTCCTTACTCGACAACTTATAAAGTGGTTCTACAGATATTATATCAATGCAAAAACATTCATTTATATTATTATTTTGTGCATTTTCTTTGTTGTTTATTATGCTCAACTGATGAATCTTTTCGAGTATTTCTTACTCAATGATTCAATGCTTACTATATTTAGAAGTGTTTATTTATTCGCGAGTGTATTATTTGTTCTAGTACTTATATTCTTTCACAATAGCAGTGAGCAAATTCGAATGATTGAACAAGAAAAGGCTCAAGAAGAAGTTAATCAACAATATAATCAGTTGATTACAAGGCAATATGATGATGTTCGTCAGTTTCGTCATGATTATCAAAATATATTGCTTAGTCTTGATGGATTCATAAAAGCTGAAGAGTGGGATCAATTACGGGATTATTTTAAACGAGTCTTAGATAAACATGACATTCAAACAGATGATACCAATCGGCAATTAGGTAAACTAATTTACTTACAAAATGCTGACTTACGAAACTTAATCTATACTAAACTATTATATGCCAAGTCACGAGGGATTGTTGTGAACATTGAAGTGTCAGAAAGTATGTTTATTGAAACAGATGAAACATTATCATTGCCACGTATGTTAGGCATTATTTTAGATAATGCCATCGAAGAAGCGGCAGAAATTCAACATGGAGAGCTATCGGTTTCGTTAATCCAAGAAGAATTGGAGTCCCTAATAATTGTAGAAAACTCTTGCCGAGTAAATATTGAAAGTTTAGTTACATTAAAAGAAAACGGATATTCAACCAAAGGGGCAGAACGAGGGATTGGACTCTTTAACTTAGATAGACTAGTAGATAAGTCTATGATACTGCTTAATACTCAAATTAATGATCAGGTGTTTACTCAAGAGCTGATCATTCCAAGAGAGGTGATTTGA
- a CDS encoding NUDIX hydrolase produces MELWDLYNRSGVMLKTDHVRGELLPQGAYHKIINIIVQHTDGDYLVMKRSEDKASCAGEYELSAGGSTIKGEDFEEGARRELWEETGIQADVLYEISPVNVLEEKHYLQRDYYCITDIKKDAIQLQEGETQGYQWMSEAQVLEIAHKDSLVRLSAEVIDKINDIKQNR; encoded by the coding sequence ATGGAATTGTGGGATTTATATAATCGCAGTGGCGTAATGTTGAAGACGGATCACGTTCGAGGAGAATTGCTTCCTCAAGGAGCGTATCACAAAATTATTAATATTATTGTGCAACACACTGATGGTGATTATTTAGTTATGAAGCGTTCAGAGGACAAGGCGAGTTGCGCGGGTGAATATGAACTGAGCGCAGGGGGAAGCACAATTAAAGGTGAAGACTTTGAAGAAGGTGCTAGGCGCGAGTTATGGGAAGAAACAGGCATACAAGCCGATGTCTTATATGAGATTAGTCCTGTGAATGTGTTGGAAGAGAAACATTATTTACAACGCGACTACTATTGTATAACTGATATTAAAAAAGACGCGATTCAGCTTCAAGAAGGCGAGACGCAAGGTTACCAGTGGATGAGTGAAGCCCAAGTGTTAGAAATTGCACACAAAGATAGCTTGGTACGCTTATCAGCTGAAGTCATCGATAAAATTAACGACATTAAGCAGAATAGATAA
- a CDS encoding GNAT family N-acetyltransferase: MRIEEKITLDESLIASVTELEAVIQEHDQTYRDIYLDSRFNFDQSMPAFQFAWQEDVLVGFLSIYADNSEEAELSVIVHPEYRRQGIAKVLIENAKSIVQAYDIDNIVYISERRFIEETAYLQDAYQINWDETEYIMQADERLDKSFVEGQISVREAVMNDAHNIASFQSEAFDSSFKEAMTYAEGSIGDAEHAIYVFLNEDEKIVGSSSVNITDDYYYLFGLAVDTKYQGQGVGTQGIYIMMEQLSKQSKRPFRLSVEKENEHAKYLYQKNGFEVISEVIYLSE; this comes from the coding sequence ATGAGAATAGAAGAAAAAATAACTTTAGATGAGTCACTCATTGCTAGCGTGACAGAGTTAGAGGCGGTTATTCAAGAACATGACCAAACGTATCGGGATATTTATTTAGACAGTCGGTTTAACTTTGATCAATCAATGCCAGCTTTTCAGTTTGCTTGGCAGGAGGATGTATTAGTCGGATTTTTATCAATTTATGCAGATAATTCCGAAGAAGCAGAATTATCTGTTATCGTTCATCCAGAGTATAGACGACAAGGTATCGCAAAGGTGTTAATTGAAAATGCTAAAAGTATAGTACAAGCCTACGATATAGATAACATTGTTTATATTAGTGAAAGACGTTTTATAGAAGAAACAGCTTACTTACAAGATGCTTATCAAATTAATTGGGATGAGACTGAATATATTATGCAAGCTGATGAGAGGCTGGATAAATCGTTTGTAGAAGGTCAGATAAGTGTGCGAGAAGCGGTTATGAATGATGCGCATAATATTGCCTCGTTTCAATCAGAAGCATTCGATAGTTCATTCAAAGAGGCTATGACTTATGCAGAAGGTAGTATTGGTGACGCTGAACATGCTATCTATGTATTTTTGAATGAGGACGAGAAGATTGTAGGGTCGAGTTCTGTGAATATAACAGATGATTACTATTATCTATTTGGCTTAGCTGTAGATACTAAGTATCAAGGACAAGGCGTTGGTACGCAAGGAATCTATATAATGATGGAACAATTATCTAAACAATCGAAAAGACCGTTTCGTTTGTCTGTTGAGAAAGAGAATGAACATGCCAAGTATTTATATCAGAAAAATGGCTTTGAAGTTATATCAGAAGTAATCTATTTAAGTGAATAG
- a CDS encoding HD domain-containing protein — translation MINPKLVEYIEANIIPQYKAYDGAHQPDHVYQVIENSLDIAKNYAVSLNMVYAVAAYHDIGLKFGRQGHESSSRKIIESDFVLRTFFNDNEIKIIGQAAEDHRASLPYEPRSLYGKIISEADRDIDFERLLSRTILYSLDHYPDFVKEATYEQVYAHMKEKYGPSGRIKLWLGYEPNVQNLKIVHEILADETAFRKAFELLYTKYKNN, via the coding sequence ATGATAAATCCTAAATTAGTTGAATATATTGAAGCAAATATAATTCCTCAATACAAAGCCTATGATGGTGCTCACCAGCCAGATCACGTCTATCAAGTTATCGAAAATAGCTTGGATATCGCGAAGAATTATGCGGTGAGTTTAAATATGGTATATGCTGTTGCTGCCTATCATGATATTGGCTTAAAGTTTGGACGCCAAGGACATGAATCATCATCTCGGAAGATTATTGAATCTGATTTTGTCTTAAGAACATTTTTTAATGATAATGAGATTAAAATTATTGGGCAAGCTGCAGAGGACCACCGTGCTTCCCTTCCTTATGAACCTCGTTCTCTTTATGGAAAGATTATCTCGGAAGCTGACCGTGATATAGATTTTGAACGTCTTCTTAGCCGAACAATTCTATATAGTTTGGATCATTACCCTGATTTTGTTAAAGAAGCTACTTACGAACAAGTATACGCCCATATGAAGGAAAAGTATGGCCCTTCTGGTCGAATCAAATTATGGTTAGGCTATGAACCTAACGTCCAAAACTTAAAAATAGTTCATGAGATACTCGCTGATGAAACAGCTTTTCGAAAAGCCTTTGAACTTTTATATACTAAGTATAAGAATAATTAA
- a CDS encoding superoxide dismutase family protein, producing the protein MKNFKKLVTLTSAGLLLSAFNPSTMTIFAEESSDSVETTEGTESEATTEESAESTEEYAFEVETDVINSDEEVIGTATFREDQEGLVTVELELEGLEEGEFGMHIHEVGLATAPTFEDAGSHFNPTDVEHGTDSETGPHAGDLPNLMVGEDGTVSETIEIPDVTLDPEGENTLNSTDGTTLIIHTEADDYETQPTGDAGDRQAAAVIFAPLEDSEFYEAESDQSSDEESSIDSEEAPEESSEESSE; encoded by the coding sequence ATGAAAAATTTTAAAAAACTAGTGACACTAACAAGTGCAGGTTTACTATTAAGTGCATTCAACCCTTCTACTATGACAATTTTTGCAGAAGAAAGCTCAGATAGTGTTGAAACGACTGAAGGAACAGAGTCAGAAGCAACAACTGAAGAATCAGCTGAGTCAACTGAAGAATATGCATTTGAAGTTGAAACAGACGTAATTAATTCAGACGAAGAAGTGATCGGTACAGCAACGTTCAGAGAAGACCAAGAAGGATTAGTTACTGTAGAATTAGAGTTAGAAGGTCTTGAAGAAGGTGAATTTGGTATGCATATTCACGAAGTTGGTTTAGCAACAGCTCCAACATTTGAAGATGCAGGAAGCCACTTCAACCCTACTGATGTTGAACATGGAACCGACTCAGAAACAGGTCCTCATGCTGGAGACTTACCAAACTTAATGGTTGGAGAAGATGGAACCGTGAGTGAAACCATTGAAATTCCTGATGTAACCCTAGATCCTGAAGGTGAAAACACATTGAATTCAACGGATGGAACAACTTTAATTATCCATACAGAAGCAGATGATTATGAGACTCAACCAACAGGTGATGCTGGAGATCGTCAAGCTGCAGCAGTTATCTTTGCACCATTAGAAGATAGTGAATTTTATGAAGCAGAATCTGACCAATCATCAGATGAAGAAAGTTCAATTGATTCAGAAGAAGCACCAGAAGAGTCTTCTGAAGAATCAAGCGAATAA
- a CDS encoding metallophosphoesterase has protein sequence MMKMKTLTKLALTFSGIAVASKAFDTSIQIKKYHVKSSKVHDNIRILFLSDLHNNQFGEKQTTLIEHIAEQKPDIVLLGGDIYDYVGDVHPATVLLDWLGRHYPTFYVTGNHELRMKHLAGFKRLIRGMNIQVLEGDSVEVPIGKTSVIINGVDDAQNKRLFSKQLKRVGKNLDTRYVNVLISHRPEQVERYEKYPFDLILSGHAHGGQFRVPGLINGLYSPQQGIFPKYAGGEYELANGSKMIVSRGLMVQNQQFPRIFNPPEIVVVDLH, from the coding sequence ATGATGAAAATGAAGACATTAACTAAATTAGCTTTAACTTTTTCTGGCATCGCTGTCGCAAGTAAAGCCTTTGATACGTCGATTCAGATTAAAAAATATCATGTAAAGAGCAGTAAAGTACATGATAATATTCGGATTCTATTCTTGAGTGACTTACATAATAATCAGTTTGGTGAAAAGCAAACAACATTAATTGAACACATTGCTGAACAAAAACCCGATATTGTGCTTTTAGGCGGAGATATCTATGATTATGTTGGTGATGTTCATCCAGCAACAGTGTTATTAGACTGGTTAGGGCGTCATTATCCGACATTCTATGTAACGGGTAACCATGAATTACGAATGAAGCACCTTGCAGGCTTTAAACGCTTAATCCGAGGGATGAATATTCAAGTGCTTGAAGGTGATAGTGTAGAAGTGCCAATTGGAAAGACAAGTGTAATTATTAACGGTGTGGATGATGCGCAAAATAAACGCTTATTCAGCAAGCAATTGAAGCGAGTTGGTAAGAATCTGGACACTAGATACGTTAATGTATTAATTAGTCATCGCCCTGAACAAGTTGAACGTTATGAAAAATATCCATTTGATCTCATTTTATCAGGACACGCACACGGTGGACAATTCCGTGTACCTGGTTTAATTAATGGTCTATATTCACCACAACAAGGCATCTTTCCAAAGTATGCTGGTGGAGAATATGAGTTAGCGAATGGGTCAAAAATGATTGTGAGCCGTGGTTTAATGGTTCAAAATCAACAATTTCCAAGAATCTTCAACCCACCTGAAATTGTAGTTGTCGATTTACATTGA
- a CDS encoding ATP-binding cassette domain-containing protein: MLSNLGFNKIQLQTPLKQLSGGEATRVAMAEMFIKPTNVLVLDEPTNFIDVFTIEALEVFLKNYPGTVIFTSHDDEFVNRVAQQIYKIDNQTLHHIL, from the coding sequence GTGTTAAGTAACTTGGGGTTTAATAAAATTCAACTTCAGACCCCATTAAAACAATTAAGTGGAGGAGAAGCGACTCGTGTCGCGATGGCAGAGATGTTTATTAAACCAACAAATGTCTTGGTCTTAGACGAACCTACGAACTTTATAGATGTCTTTACAATTGAGGCACTTGAGGTATTTCTTAAAAACTATCCTGGAACGGTTATATTCACATCACATGATGACGAATTTGTTAATCGTGTGGCTCAACAAATCTATAAAATTGACAATCAAACACTTCATCATATACTTTAA
- a CDS encoding nucleotide pyrophosphohydrolase produces MNSIDRVNQFRDERNWRQFHNEKDLALSITLEASELLEVFQWKTAEEGIKDIEQIKDELADVLIYSYMLADNLNLDIDELIERKLIKNNEKYPVAKSKDKKDKYTEL; encoded by the coding sequence ATGAATAGTATAGACCGAGTCAATCAATTTCGTGATGAGCGCAACTGGCGTCAGTTTCACAATGAGAAAGATTTAGCTTTATCAATTACCTTAGAAGCGTCTGAGTTGTTAGAAGTATTCCAATGGAAAACAGCCGAAGAAGGTATTAAAGATATCGAGCAGATCAAAGATGAATTAGCGGATGTTTTAATCTACAGTTATATGTTAGCTGATAACCTTAATTTAGACATTGATGAATTAATTGAGCGAAAGTTAATTAAGAATAATGAAAAATACCCAGTAGCTAAGAGTAAAGATAAGAAGGATAAGTATACTGAATTGTAG
- a CDS encoding DUF2075 domain-containing protein, whose product MNDIIIEHSKFAYEDIKGIESVFINNYPVVYILYNKSENKTRPKAYIGQTVHAHRRMKQHLEDKKRKQLTDTLLIGHAHFNQSATYNIETNLINYFIADEQFSLQNISQTTQTQMHNYYQKEYYNEELFENLWEALRVNGIAKSSTDVLKNKDIYKLSPFKELSQEQLELKQEILDFCRKNLSTKDHQVFVIHGEAGTGKSVVLSSLFNTIQELSKDKSSILYKTDNYLLVNHGEMIKTYQNIANSLPHLAKNRFEKPTTFVNKYTEKQADIVLVDEAHLLLSNKDAFNNFNYQNHLEEIIKRSKITIVIFDDKQVLRMKNHWDRDRLSEMLDGYQSHEYNLTNQFRMLASPEIIHWIDSFVQKQVLHLPANTENFDLRIMKSANELKEYIREANIMMGLSRIVSTFDYLHKKDGSTYYVDEEGLNMPWNTTDSSITWAERPETIDEVGSIYTVQGFDLNFVGVVLGPSVDYDEEKKELVIAVEKYKDTGAFSGGNRFSDINERNNHKEHIILNSINVLMKRGVYGLAIYAVNEKLRNKLLKLQEERDELNE is encoded by the coding sequence ATGAACGATATTATTATTGAACATTCAAAGTTTGCTTATGAGGATATAAAAGGAATAGAATCAGTTTTCATTAATAATTACCCTGTCGTTTATATCCTATATAATAAAAGTGAAAATAAAACCCGACCGAAAGCTTATATAGGTCAAACAGTGCATGCACACCGGCGAATGAAGCAACATCTTGAAGACAAAAAGCGTAAACAATTAACCGATACGTTGCTCATTGGTCATGCGCACTTTAACCAGTCTGCTACGTATAATATTGAAACAAATTTAATTAATTACTTTATAGCTGATGAGCAGTTTAGTCTACAGAATATCAGCCAAACAACCCAAACTCAAATGCATAATTATTACCAAAAAGAATATTATAATGAAGAACTATTTGAAAATCTGTGGGAAGCTTTAAGAGTCAATGGCATAGCCAAAAGCTCGACAGATGTCCTGAAAAATAAGGATATCTATAAGCTTTCACCTTTCAAAGAGTTATCACAGGAACAATTGGAGTTAAAGCAGGAAATATTAGATTTTTGTAGAAAGAATTTAAGTACAAAGGATCATCAGGTTTTTGTTATTCATGGGGAAGCTGGGACGGGTAAAAGCGTTGTACTCTCTTCACTTTTTAATACAATTCAAGAATTATCAAAGGATAAATCATCCATATTATATAAGACCGATAATTATTTGTTGGTTAATCATGGTGAGATGATTAAAACGTATCAAAATATCGCAAATAGTCTTCCTCACTTGGCTAAGAACCGCTTTGAAAAGCCGACGACCTTTGTAAATAAATACACGGAAAAGCAAGCGGATATTGTCTTAGTAGATGAAGCTCATCTTCTATTATCAAACAAAGATGCCTTCAATAACTTTAATTATCAAAATCACCTTGAAGAAATTATCAAACGGTCCAAAATTACCATTGTGATATTCGATGATAAACAAGTTTTGCGAATGAAGAACCATTGGGATCGTGATCGGTTAAGTGAGATGTTGGATGGCTATCAATCTCACGAGTATAATCTCACGAATCAATTCCGTATGCTAGCTTCCCCGGAAATCATTCATTGGATAGACAGTTTTGTTCAAAAACAAGTTTTACACTTACCAGCGAATACGGAGAACTTTGACTTGAGAATCATGAAGAGTGCCAATGAATTGAAAGAATATATAAGAGAAGCGAATATAATGATGGGCTTGTCCCGCATTGTCTCGACCTTCGATTACTTACATAAAAAAGATGGATCGACTTATTATGTCGATGAAGAAGGGTTAAATATGCCTTGGAATACGACAGATTCCAGTATTACATGGGCAGAGCGACCGGAGACGATTGATGAAGTGGGATCAATCTATACTGTGCAAGGCTTTGATTTAAATTTTGTCGGTGTAGTACTTGGCCCTTCTGTTGATTATGATGAGGAAAAGAAAGAACTCGTTATTGCTGTCGAAAAATATAAAGATACAGGCGCTTTTAGTGGTGGTAATCGTTTTAGCGATATAAATGAGAGAAATAACCATAAAGAACACATTATCCTAAATTCGATTAATGTCTTAATGAAGCGTGGAGTGTATGGTTTGGCAATATATGCAGTCAATGAAAAGCTTCGAAATAAACTACTAAAACTACAAGAAGAAAGAGATGAATTAAATGAATAG
- a CDS encoding FUSC family protein, translating into MQELLHSIVHYNRPKDSKMRLISAGICILVINITGYMLGNYSINSLGTLGVFTFLHYSPNEKNRIMKRLIFVGMCIILSHALGMISTLSIWLPPLTIGVIAFGSRLLFRIFQIDKPGDIFIILVAAAGSTNPLPLEEMPMLSLYVTFGVVISVIMGYVTLKVEGMPKQSLRFNTNIMSKIRQDPRVIVDSFYYAAALFFASYVNIALGLGAYSWIVVSCSAILQGNTLLQIVSRNFQRIIGTICGLISAVLLLSIPINALTKITIVVIFYMIVEYFMPRNYSIAIFFVTNMVLLQMTLNDPYIWPELLKVRFLGIIIGSLLGVVAAVIQYRFYHFYSQSIINERTYDGDLFTHPIDEVE; encoded by the coding sequence GTGCAAGAGTTGTTACATAGTATTGTCCACTATAATCGTCCTAAAGATAGTAAAATGCGATTAATTTCAGCTGGAATATGTATCTTAGTGATTAATATTACCGGGTATATGTTAGGTAATTATTCTATTAATAGCTTAGGTACTCTCGGCGTCTTTACTTTTTTACATTATTCACCTAACGAAAAAAATCGGATTATGAAGCGACTAATTTTCGTTGGTATGTGTATTATATTGAGTCACGCTTTAGGTATGATTTCCACTTTATCTATTTGGCTACCGCCTTTAACTATCGGTGTGATAGCTTTCGGAAGTCGATTGCTATTTAGGATATTTCAAATTGATAAACCTGGCGATATTTTTATTATACTAGTAGCTGCTGCCGGTTCAACGAATCCTTTACCACTCGAAGAAATGCCTATGCTCAGTTTGTATGTTACCTTTGGTGTTGTGATATCTGTCATCATGGGCTACGTCACACTAAAAGTAGAAGGCATGCCAAAACAATCTCTACGATTCAACACTAATATTATGAGTAAAATTCGCCAAGATCCTCGGGTTATTGTCGATAGTTTCTATTATGCAGCCGCATTGTTCTTCGCTAGTTATGTCAACATCGCTTTAGGTCTTGGAGCATATAGTTGGATTGTTGTCTCTTGTTCTGCGATTTTACAGGGCAATACGTTATTACAAATTGTTAGTCGAAACTTTCAACGTATTATTGGAACAATCTGCGGGTTAATCTCAGCAGTCTTATTACTATCGATTCCGATAAATGCTTTAACAAAGATAACCATTGTTGTAATATTTTACATGATTGTTGAATATTTTATGCCTCGGAACTATTCAATTGCGATTTTTTTTGTTACTAACATGGTCTTATTACAGATGACTTTAAACGATCCTTATATCTGGCCAGAATTACTCAAAGTACGCTTTCTTGGTATTATTATTGGTAGCTTGTTAGGCGTTGTAGCAGCGGTTATACAGTACCGTTTCTATCACTTTTATAGCCAATCAATCATTAATGAGCGAACCTATGATGGAGATCTCTTTACACACCCTATTGATGAGGTTGAGTAA
- a CDS encoding sugar kinase yields the protein MGKVLGIGECMIRLSSQRGQRLLNSTQLDLTYGGAEANVMANLAQLNHKTKFASKIPDNSMSHNLVRHFRGMGVDCDDIVYGGHRLGSYFVEVGTGLRPSSVIYDRAYSSISMMEDIEWEMDELFEDITLLHITGVTLGLSERWHTLGVEIIKAAKERGIIISFDMNYRQKMWSHDEARGVYEEVLPYVDFLNAGKLDAIHFMDIAEVEEEPGCWQYYMKQIAEKYPNIKYLYGTNRHMTTPNSYEMTGYIWDTVNQDAYESKEYRMDTVVDRIGAGDSYAAGILHGFIHQNDLQSVVEFGMAASVLKHTVSGDVNLFSLSEIEAFMVNTSNVVR from the coding sequence ATGGGGAAAGTGTTAGGGATTGGCGAATGTATGATCCGTCTATCATCACAACGAGGGCAACGACTATTGAATTCAACACAGTTAGATTTGACATATGGTGGTGCAGAAGCAAATGTGATGGCCAATTTAGCACAACTGAATCATAAAACAAAATTCGCTTCAAAGATTCCTGACAATAGTATGTCACATAATCTAGTCCGCCACTTTAGAGGTATGGGTGTAGATTGTGATGATATTGTCTATGGTGGACATCGCTTAGGAAGTTATTTTGTTGAAGTAGGAACAGGGTTACGTCCATCTTCAGTGATTTATGATCGTGCTTATTCTTCTATATCAATGATGGAAGATATTGAATGGGAAATGGATGAATTATTCGAAGACATAACGTTGCTTCATATTACAGGAGTTACGCTAGGATTATCGGAGAGATGGCATACTCTAGGCGTAGAGATAATCAAAGCTGCTAAAGAACGTGGTATTATTATAAGCTTTGATATGAATTATCGCCAGAAGATGTGGTCCCATGACGAAGCACGTGGGGTATACGAAGAAGTGTTGCCTTATGTAGATTTTTTAAATGCTGGAAAATTAGATGCGATTCATTTTATGGATATTGCTGAAGTAGAAGAAGAGCCGGGTTGCTGGCAATATTATATGAAACAAATTGCTGAGAAATATCCAAACATTAAATACTTATACGGAACGAATCGTCATATGACGACGCCGAATAGTTATGAAATGACTGGTTACATATGGGATACAGTGAATCAAGATGCTTATGAGTCTAAAGAATATAGAATGGATACAGTTGTGGATCGAATTGGTGCAGGGGATAGTTATGCTGCAGGTATTCTTCACGGGTTTATTCATCAAAATGACTTACAATCTGTGGTTGAATTTGGAATGGCAGCTTCTGTGTTAAAACATACGGTAAGTGGCGACGTCAATCTATTCTCGTTATCAGAGATTGAAGCATTCATGGTAAATACATCCAACGTTGTACGTTAG